GCCAAAGATATACAGTAACCAGCCACTCTGGATCAATTCACTCCCTCTAGTAGAACAGTAGGAACACGAGGCATACAGGTGAGGCTTTGAAACTGTGCACATGCATAAgtatatttacaataaacaagTGAGAAAGCACAAATCCAATTTATGCTTCTGAAAAAGTTAGCAAAACAGTGCGACATGAAAACATCTGAAGAAAAGAATGACAATAatagtaaaacacaaaaaatctgACGATTTTGCGTTTCAAAGTATATAACTCAGgaactgaagttaaaacaaaGTGTGAGGACAACAGTGTTTCAGAGAGATTTTAAATGTTGAACTGTTTCAAATTTGTGATATCATATGCAATTATTAGTTGAGTGTTCAATCCTAAACTCTTACGGCTTCACAATTCACAAACAAGATGTCTGCTTTTCTCCTCCTTACAAATTATGCTGTAGACTAGAGTATGTCTGAATTTCAGTAAAAGCACATTCAATGCACACTTGTTATTGTTTCATTAATCTTTGatccttcattcattttattcaatattcatttggttgttttcttttgttttttaatgagacACACTGCATGGAAAGACTTATGATAATCAGTACTCTTGGGGGAAGCTCATATATCTATAAAATGTCCCTCTTCAATATTTCGGCTTTTGAACACTTCTGGATATACCAAGGTTAGCATAAGATTTTGAtcaatgttattattgttgACTCAATAAGAACACAATGCACTTTTTTGTTTGCACATGTTTTTTATATGCAACTCAAAGTTGAGGACATTGCTGTGGTAACATCTTTCTCCCAGTCTTTTATATCAAGTGAAAATCACTTATctgtcatttatgtttatttttacacctGCTATATTCATGTGCATGGTCACTCGAGGACCTTCCAAAATCCCTCTGTCATATTTATTCATCCTAATatcacttagctagctaacattctAAATGACCTCAAACCCCCAATCAAAGATCTCTTTTCaagaaattttacattttaagtcaTATTTAGAGGGAAAGAAAGACGGACAGTGTAAGAACAATATGCCATTAAATGCCAGAAGATTCAATATGTTTGcttaaaaaagctaaaaaaaaacaaaagatataAAATGGACATATAGAACaatattgtatatgtgtatttcctttctcttctccCCTGTAGGACTCTGTTGAAATTGTTACAACATGAAtggctaaaaaaacaaaaactactcAACTGATAATGAAAATGAGCCCTGTCCCAACCCATATCTGTCCTTTGTTCatattgtgatgtcacatttcaCTTCTTTCACCTGTGGCTACGGATGTTCCCTGCACAGATTCCAACCTCACCACCACACCCTGCattccccccttcccccggtCGCACTAATCGCTGTCCCTGTCATGGTCCTGCTCCACCAGTACCAGCTCAGAGTCCTCGGCCATCTCCAGCAGGGCCTGCATCTCCGGGCTGTCCTCCGTCAGCATCTCTGCCACCTCCCCAGCATCCtccggctcctcctcctccccagccACCTCCACCATCTCGGTCCCCTGCACCTCCACCTCACCCTCACGGATCTTCTTCACATGGAATGTGAAGGGTGGCACCTTGTAGACGGCCGTCTTGGAGCGGGCATAGACGGTGTGGTCAGGGGTGAAGGACTTCTTCATCTTATCTCGGGAGGACTTCAGCTTCTCCCTGCGTTCAGGGTTGACAGACATGCGGGTGCCCAGCTTGCCCATTTTCTTCTCTATGTTTAGTCGGGTCTTCTCCAGGTTCTCCCTGGTCTTCTGCCTGGTCTTCTCCAAGTTCTCCTTGGTCTTCTGCCTGGTCTTCTCCAGGTTCTCCTTGGTCTTCTGCCTGGTCTTTTCCAGGTTCTCTTTGGTCTTCTGTTTAGTCTTCTCCATCTTTTCCTTTGAGAAGACCCTCTTGATGTTGTCTACCCGCTGAAGGCTGCTGCGCTTTATGCGCTCGGCCCGTGACTCCTCGATGGTCTCCTCGATCACCACCTCCTCATCAGAAGAGAGCTCGACATTGGCCTTCTCAGCGCCGTCCTCAGCCTCCTCTTTTGGCTCCagctctccctcaccctccacAGCCTCTGAAACCTTCATGGACTTTGACACACTCACCCTGGAGGGCACTTTCACTTCATCCTGCCAACACAGAAGAGCAAACACATAGAGAATTACCAGCAAGTATACCAAGGGACACGACTATTTTTATCACATGAACTATTCTCATCTGGAGATGATTCTTGCAATTACAGAACAAAACTGACAAGAGCAGCAGCATTTTCCCATAACACCATGAGTTTATGAGAAGAAATTCACGGGGGAATTGTGTGAATAATAAATTACGTGGAAGTGTAACCTTGCCCCCTGAGGTCATCTTCCTGTGCTCCTGGAAATGGTGTACTGATTTTGAAATTTTCtcaagatcttttttttttagaaaatattcTTATGGGCGGCATTGTCAGTGAGAAAGGGAATTGATAACACAGCATGGCTTCACATGACGCTAGAATGTCTCCcttttgtaaacaaaatggCTAACAACCAAATTCTTTGTATCTGCAATCAGTACTGATCTATGAATATCACGATATATGTATGCCTTGTAGCATACCCAGAAAGACTAAAGGGAAATTATTTCTGCTTGAATCCTTGGAACATCACAGCAATTTGACAGGTCAAGTAAAATTATAGAGTTATATTTATTccataaaatataacatatactATGAATTAATTgataaataaaactgataacTTTATCATACAACATTGGTGATATAATAGTCCTGGATAAAAAATGATGTAGTGAGTTACCATTATTACTTCATCTTTTCTGAGTTCCAAAATTAGAATACTGAGATCCAGATTTATACATTGCGTGCTTAATTGAGAAACAATGTATAAAAAAGCTTAACATTGCAAACAAGGGTTTCTTGAAACGTAGCATC
This genomic stretch from Megalops cyprinoides isolate fMegCyp1 chromosome 1, fMegCyp1.pri, whole genome shotgun sequence harbors:
- the LOC118786193 gene encoding caveolae-associated protein 1-like, with amino-acid sequence MTESSAQLEQVALAEVSEDEEVALAPSDDEDEGAGTGAEKEEKSDAQVNGVMVLALLDKIIGAVDQIQQTQTGLEARQQDMERSVTGIQSELTKLSKSHTTTSNTVNKMLEKVRKVSINVKTVRTNLEKQAGQIKRLESNENELLKRRNFKVMIYQDEVKVPSRVSVSKSMKVSEAVEGEGELEPKEEAEDGAEKANVELSSDEEVVIEETIEESRAERIKRSSLQRVDNIKRVFSKEKMEKTKQKTKENLEKTRQKTKENLEKTRQKTKENLEKTRQKTRENLEKTRLNIEKKMGKLGTRMSVNPERREKLKSSRDKMKKSFTPDHTVYARSKTAVYKVPPFTFHVKKIREGEVEVQGTEMVEVAGEEEEPEDAGEVAEMLTEDSPEMQALLEMAEDSELVLVEQDHDRDSD